Proteins encoded by one window of Bacillus sp. DTU_2020_1000418_1_SI_GHA_SEK_038:
- a CDS encoding iron ABC transporter permease produces MLLKNNSLRWMGFILSLLLLLFLMCLSIVYGYTNTTWNMAIDAFLDFDGSNEHLIIKSVRLPRAMIAAAVGASLAVAGVLLQTLTKNPLAAPEIFGINAGAGFAVVIVVTLFSLSNLQIFTWVSFLGATIAFVCVYAIGSIGREGLTPMKLTLAGAAISAMFASMTQGFLVINETALEQVLFWLAGSVSGRKLDTLLAVLPYLVVGWILALSISNKMNILSMGEDVAKGLGLKTGLLKLGAGIAIILLSGGAVAVAGPIGFIGIVIPHITRAVVGIDHRWVIPFSALFGGMLLLLADIASRYIIMPQEVPVGVMTAVIGTPFFIYIARKGFNK; encoded by the coding sequence ATGCTGTTAAAAAATAATTCCTTAAGATGGATGGGTTTTATTTTATCGTTGCTTCTTTTGCTTTTTCTTATGTGCCTAAGTATTGTATATGGTTATACGAATACGACTTGGAACATGGCGATTGATGCCTTTTTGGATTTTGACGGGTCGAACGAGCATCTTATTATAAAGTCAGTTAGGCTTCCAAGAGCGATGATAGCTGCTGCAGTTGGTGCGAGTCTCGCTGTCGCAGGTGTTTTGCTTCAGACCTTAACGAAAAACCCATTGGCCGCACCTGAAATATTCGGTATAAATGCGGGTGCTGGGTTTGCGGTGGTCATTGTAGTGACACTGTTTTCCCTTAGTAATTTACAGATCTTTACGTGGGTGTCTTTTTTAGGGGCTACCATTGCCTTTGTTTGTGTATATGCGATTGGTTCAATAGGAAGAGAAGGATTAACTCCAATGAAGCTAACTCTTGCTGGCGCCGCCATAAGTGCGATGTTTGCTTCTATGACACAAGGATTTCTTGTTATTAACGAAACGGCTTTGGAGCAGGTTCTCTTTTGGCTGGCTGGATCTGTATCCGGGAGAAAGCTAGACACTTTACTAGCCGTACTGCCTTATCTAGTTGTTGGCTGGATACTGGCCTTGTCCATTTCCAACAAGATGAATATTCTATCAATGGGAGAAGATGTGGCTAAAGGATTAGGGTTGAAAACAGGGCTCCTTAAACTAGGAGCAGGAATAGCTATCATTCTTTTATCTGGTGGAGCAGTTGCGGTTGCAGGCCCAATTGGCTTTATTGGGATTGTGATCCCTCATATTACACGTGCTGTTGTTGGAATTGATCACAGATGGGTCATCCCGTTTTCGGCACTTTTCGGAGGCATGCTGCTTCTTTTGGCTGACATCGCTTCAAGGTATATCATCATGCCGCAGGAAGTGCCTGTAGGTGTAATGACAGCTGTGATTGGAACTCCTTTTTTCATCTATATCGCGAGAAAGGGGTTCAATAAATAA
- a CDS encoding FtsW/RodA/SpoVE family cell cycle protein, translated as MSTNKTTTPPKIDLNLVLILFLLFLVSCVSIYSAQTTGQYKENFLLKQIIWYMVGTGIIAAVISLDSEQLRKISWYAFGFGLFLLGFLIVAPSSIAPVINGAKAWYRVPGMGSLQPSELVKVFLILVLARVIDEHHQKNPIKTIQTDFKLLIKLGGLTGVPLLLVMQQPDLGTGLVFISILLGMIFISGITWKLLAPIFGTGITLISVIFYFVLWHPEILEKYLGVKEYQFGRIYSWLDPYNYQSSAGFQLTRSLLAIGSGETSGKGYGTREVYLPESHTDFIFSIVGEEFGFIGASVLVSLFFLLIYQITKIGMETKNDFYSYICVGVISMITFHVFQNIGMTIGLLPITGIPLPFISYGGSSLMGNMLGLSLIFSIRYHYKKYMFSNND; from the coding sequence ATGTCTACAAATAAAACTACAACCCCTCCTAAAATAGATTTAAACTTAGTGTTAATTTTGTTTTTATTGTTTTTAGTGAGTTGTGTTTCGATTTATAGCGCCCAGACGACAGGGCAATATAAAGAGAACTTTCTTTTAAAGCAAATTATTTGGTATATGGTTGGAACGGGTATTATTGCTGCAGTAATTTCGCTTGATTCGGAGCAGTTGAGAAAGATTTCTTGGTATGCCTTTGGCTTTGGTTTATTTTTGCTGGGCTTTCTAATCGTAGCTCCGAGCAGCATTGCACCTGTTATTAATGGAGCAAAAGCTTGGTACAGAGTGCCAGGAATGGGTTCATTACAGCCCTCTGAGCTTGTTAAGGTTTTTCTCATTCTTGTTCTAGCAAGAGTGATTGATGAGCATCATCAAAAGAACCCGATCAAAACGATCCAAACTGACTTCAAGTTGCTGATAAAGCTCGGCGGATTGACTGGAGTCCCATTACTGCTTGTGATGCAGCAGCCCGATCTTGGGACAGGCCTTGTTTTTATTTCCATTCTTCTAGGAATGATTTTTATTTCGGGGATTACGTGGAAGCTGCTTGCGCCCATTTTTGGAACAGGGATTACGTTGATTTCAGTCATCTTTTACTTTGTTCTGTGGCATCCTGAGATTTTAGAGAAATATTTAGGGGTGAAGGAATATCAATTTGGCCGGATCTATTCTTGGCTTGATCCATATAATTACCAGAGCTCTGCAGGCTTCCAATTAACAAGGTCCCTCCTTGCCATTGGATCAGGGGAAACGAGTGGGAAAGGGTATGGAACGAGAGAAGTCTATTTGCCTGAAAGTCACACAGACTTCATTTTTAGTATAGTGGGTGAAGAGTTTGGTTTTATCGGCGCAAGTGTATTAGTTAGCTTATTCTTCCTGCTGATATACCAGATCACCAAGATTGGAATGGAAACGAAAAATGACTTTTATTCGTATATTTGTGTAGGGGTCATTAGTATGATCACCTTCCATGTCTTTCAGAATATTGGCATGACCATTGGTCTTCTTCCGATTACAGGAATCCCGCTGCCGTTTATAAGCTACGGAGGCAGTTCATTAATGGGGAATATGCTTGGGCTTAGCTTAATTTTCTCCATTCGATACCATTATAAAAAGTACATGTTTTCAAATAATGACTAA
- a CDS encoding iron ABC transporter permease — protein sequence MRQYQSFRVFKDKVSFLIDRKALFLILILLGTAAGVFIISTGTGEMKISPLNVVKVFFGGGTDMERLVVQSFRLPRIIVSLLVGIGLAVAGGILQGIIRNPLASPDILGITGGASVAVVGFLALFSDESNALTVSIEWLPVAAFIGATVVAFLVYFLAWKDGVSSIRLVLIGIGLYSLMKALTTLMMLLGPIYQASQANIWITGTVYGSNWSHVTILVPWILILCIAAFISARNVNIQELGDDIATGVGSHVQRYRFLLLMISTALIGGSVAFAGGIGFVGLMAPHMARRLVGSAFGALLPVSALIGGILVMAADLIGRTLFSPLEIPAGVFTASIGAPYFIYLLFKTRNS from the coding sequence ATGCGTCAATATCAAAGTTTTCGTGTATTTAAAGATAAGGTATCTTTTTTAATTGACCGAAAGGCTTTATTTTTAATTCTTATTCTATTAGGTACTGCAGCAGGAGTATTTATCATTAGTACCGGAACTGGAGAGATGAAGATTAGCCCATTAAATGTGGTGAAGGTGTTTTTCGGCGGCGGTACAGACATGGAACGACTTGTCGTTCAATCTTTCCGGCTGCCGAGAATCATTGTGTCCTTATTGGTAGGAATTGGACTCGCCGTTGCGGGAGGGATTCTTCAGGGGATTATTCGCAATCCTCTTGCCTCTCCAGATATTTTAGGGATTACCGGGGGTGCATCTGTTGCGGTTGTTGGTTTTCTCGCTCTTTTTAGTGATGAAAGCAATGCTTTGACTGTCAGCATTGAATGGCTCCCTGTCGCTGCTTTTATCGGTGCAACGGTTGTTGCTTTTTTAGTCTATTTCTTAGCCTGGAAAGATGGGGTTTCATCGATTCGCTTAGTTTTAATCGGGATTGGATTATATAGTCTTATGAAAGCCCTCACTACTTTAATGATGCTTCTCGGTCCCATATATCAGGCGAGTCAAGCAAATATCTGGATTACAGGAACGGTTTATGGTTCTAACTGGAGCCATGTGACCATCCTTGTTCCTTGGATACTGATTCTATGTATAGCTGCCTTTATTTCAGCCCGAAATGTGAATATTCAAGAGCTTGGAGATGATATTGCTACTGGAGTAGGAAGCCATGTTCAGAGGTACCGCTTTCTATTGCTAATGATTAGCACAGCATTGATTGGCGGTTCCGTTGCATTTGCTGGCGGCATCGGCTTTGTAGGCTTAATGGCACCGCATATGGCAAGAAGATTAGTAGGGTCTGCCTTCGGGGCGCTGCTTCCCGTTTCGGCATTAATCGGAGGCATACTCGTGATGGCAGCTGATTTAATTGGCAGGACGCTGTTTTCGCCGCTTGAGATCCCGGCAGGTGTGTTCACGGCCAGTATTGGAGCCCCGTATTTCATATATTTACTTTTTAAAACAAGGAACTCATAG
- a CDS encoding FixH family protein produces MKKWIAIICTSFLLLAGCGTTGEKDKQEEAALPEIIEADLAVPEKAETGEEVNLTVTVTQGNETVEDANEVKFEIWKEGEKDSSELVVAEHTEKGKYEAAYTFSENGLFNVQSHVTARDMHTMPTKTIQVGEVEAVHHEHQEESDADHDHHNSDVSIELQKPDQLKAAEQTSLAVHLQKSNEPLLKAKVRLEIFQKGQNPSWVNMTEGTNGEYKTDYSFPASGDYIVRVHVENDEGLHEHTEVEVTVE; encoded by the coding sequence GTGAAAAAGTGGATAGCCATTATTTGTACTAGTTTCTTATTATTAGCTGGCTGCGGGACAACCGGAGAAAAAGATAAACAGGAAGAGGCGGCATTGCCTGAAATCATTGAAGCGGATTTAGCCGTTCCAGAAAAAGCGGAAACAGGGGAAGAGGTAAATTTAACTGTTACAGTTACGCAGGGTAACGAGACAGTTGAAGATGCAAATGAGGTAAAATTTGAAATCTGGAAGGAAGGAGAAAAGGATTCCAGTGAGCTCGTAGTAGCTGAGCATACGGAAAAAGGGAAGTATGAGGCTGCCTATACCTTCTCTGAAAATGGTTTATTTAATGTTCAATCCCATGTAACAGCAAGGGATATGCATACAATGCCAACAAAAACGATTCAAGTTGGTGAAGTAGAAGCTGTGCATCATGAACATCAAGAAGAAAGCGATGCTGATCACGATCATCATAATAGTGACGTTTCCATAGAACTGCAGAAACCAGATCAATTGAAAGCAGCAGAGCAAACATCCCTAGCTGTTCATTTGCAAAAATCCAATGAGCCCCTATTAAAAGCAAAAGTAAGACTTGAAATTTTTCAAAAGGGTCAAAACCCATCTTGGGTGAATATGACAGAAGGCACCAATGGAGAATATAAAACGGATTATAGTTTTCCTGCAAGTGGTGATTATATCGTCAGAGTCCATGTGGAAAATGATGAAGGACTCCATGAACATACAGAGGTGGAGGTAACAGTTGAATAA
- a CDS encoding spore germination protein — MKKWISTKKSQQKQSNWEKELKKSHDFTQSYHTSQKTNIQFCITFMSTLVDDKIIQQSILPHLLEDDIHTIEDIKKLIPIADMEISSDPTQIEQKLFNGYLILTIGNNEEQFAFIAVQKEIVRGITPPEIEFSVIGPKEAFVESLGQNINLIRKRLPTKELIIEEYTLGKLSKTRIAILFMEGITDDENVNTVRQRIKDVEFDAITDSSYIVQLISDNSNSPFPQLLDTERPDRVVGILAEGKIAIIVDGSPHVLITPTTLVEFFGSFEDYFLNWLLASFFRLIRVFAVLFSILITPIYVAVLTYHYELIPQDLVGTLITSRRIVPFPPILEAIFLELTIELLREAGARLPTKVGQTIGIVGGIVIGTASVEAGLTSNVLLILVALAALGSFTTPVYKMGNTIRLLRFPFLLFAELWGLLGIVFCFSILLTHLIRLTSLGRPFLEPIYPLRVKDLKDTIVRLPFSKDTRRPYLLRTENSVRFNKEKANVKKDIDE; from the coding sequence ATGAAAAAATGGATTAGCACAAAGAAAAGTCAACAAAAACAAAGCAACTGGGAGAAAGAGCTCAAAAAATCACATGATTTCACGCAATCCTATCATACAAGTCAAAAGACAAATATTCAATTTTGCATAACCTTTATGTCAACTTTAGTAGATGACAAAATTATTCAACAAAGTATTCTTCCTCATTTACTTGAAGATGATATTCATACAATCGAAGATATTAAGAAGCTGATACCCATTGCAGATATGGAAATATCAAGTGATCCCACTCAAATTGAGCAAAAATTATTTAATGGCTATTTGATTCTGACTATTGGAAATAATGAAGAGCAGTTTGCTTTTATTGCCGTACAAAAGGAAATTGTCCGGGGAATCACTCCTCCTGAAATCGAATTCTCTGTTATCGGGCCAAAAGAGGCCTTTGTTGAATCTTTAGGGCAAAACATAAATTTAATTAGAAAAAGATTACCAACGAAAGAATTAATTATTGAAGAATATACGTTAGGGAAGTTATCTAAAACAAGAATTGCGATTTTATTTATGGAAGGCATTACAGATGATGAAAATGTAAACACGGTAAGACAGCGGATTAAAGATGTTGAGTTTGACGCAATTACGGACAGCTCCTACATCGTTCAGCTTATAAGTGATAATTCAAACTCGCCATTTCCGCAATTACTGGATACGGAAAGGCCAGACCGTGTAGTTGGGATATTAGCAGAAGGGAAAATTGCAATTATCGTTGATGGATCACCGCACGTCCTTATTACCCCAACAACGCTTGTCGAGTTTTTCGGCTCGTTTGAGGATTATTTCTTGAATTGGCTCTTGGCCTCGTTTTTTAGGCTTATTCGGGTTTTTGCTGTCTTGTTTTCAATCCTTATTACACCGATTTATGTCGCTGTCCTGACGTATCATTATGAACTTATTCCGCAAGACTTAGTGGGAACATTAATTACATCAAGAAGAATTGTACCCTTCCCGCCCATTCTTGAAGCCATATTTCTTGAATTAACAATTGAACTTTTAAGAGAGGCGGGAGCAAGGCTGCCGACAAAGGTCGGGCAAACGATAGGTATCGTAGGTGGAATTGTAATTGGGACTGCTTCCGTTGAAGCTGGTCTTACAAGTAATGTACTGCTTATACTTGTTGCCTTGGCTGCTCTTGGATCCTTTACGACACCCGTATACAAAATGGGCAATACAATCCGCTTGCTGCGGTTTCCGTTTTTGCTTTTTGCCGAGCTTTGGGGATTGCTCGGGATTGTTTTCTGCTTCAGTATTTTATTAACACATTTAATTCGGCTAACCTCACTCGGACGGCCCTTTTTAGAGCCTATTTATCCATTAAGGGTGAAAGACTTGAAAGATACAATTGTTCGCCTGCCATTTTCAAAGGATACAAGAAGGCCATATCTATTGAGAACCGAAAATTCAGTTCGTTTTAATAAGGAAAAAGCGAATGTCAAAAAAGACATCGATGAGTAA
- a CDS encoding DUF4931 domain-containing protein, giving the protein MRDTHLFFNTGIGRQKPNSIRNKEQSCPFCEREKLTDILATDGSIILLKNKFPVLEHTYQTVLIETDDCHSELSVYPEEHLIKLIRFGLTHWLEMIGAEKYKSVIFFKNHGPLSGGTIAHPHMQIIGLEDIDYGEKVRASDFEGIPIHEENGTIFSISTAPRVGFYEFNVKLGDIQDITAFAKYIQKAAHYILNHFPFPCTSYNLFFYEFKGSIYAKVVPRSVTTPLFIGYFIPQVPNNIEWMKNDVRERYFG; this is encoded by the coding sequence ATGAGAGATACTCATCTATTTTTTAACACAGGAATCGGAAGGCAAAAGCCTAATAGCATCCGGAATAAAGAGCAGAGCTGTCCGTTTTGTGAAAGGGAGAAGCTGACAGATATTCTAGCGACAGACGGTTCAATTATCTTATTGAAAAATAAATTTCCTGTTCTAGAACATACTTATCAAACGGTCTTAATTGAAACGGATGATTGTCATAGTGAACTTTCCGTCTATCCAGAGGAGCATCTAATCAAGCTTATACGATTTGGTTTGACACATTGGCTGGAAATGATTGGGGCGGAAAAGTATAAGTCTGTAATCTTTTTTAAGAATCATGGACCATTATCGGGCGGAACGATTGCCCATCCGCATATGCAGATTATTGGGTTAGAGGATATTGATTATGGCGAAAAGGTGCGGGCGAGCGATTTCGAAGGCATACCTATTCATGAGGAAAATGGGACGATTTTTTCCATTTCAACTGCTCCAAGAGTAGGTTTTTATGAGTTCAATGTGAAGCTGGGGGATATTCAGGATATTACGGCATTTGCGAAATATATCCAGAAAGCAGCCCACTATATACTGAATCATTTTCCGTTCCCTTGTACGAGCTATAATTTATTCTTTTACGAGTTTAAGGGAAGCATTTATGCAAAGGTAGTGCCGCGTTCAGTGACAACACCGTTATTTATAGGGTATTTTATTCCTCAAGTTCCAAACAATATAGAGTGGATGAAGAATGATGTACGGGAGCGTTATTTTGGATAA
- a CDS encoding Ger(x)C family spore germination protein produces the protein MKFLGKLSILLILSILLTGCVPKKIIDNINIESAAAFDKLAEDKFIGTLLTQEYLPDKSIKNNTFTSKASLRRDLMLNLQKESSKPIVTGGVLVSIFGDKLVDDGIIEFVDTYQRDPGIGARNFLATSHGSALEILKGDYGPQGNSSYLNDLIEHNIERGDVPVTNLHIFLRDYYMKGKDPYLPEIRQLAPNKVEISGMSMFNGDKEVYILPKKKMFYFKMMVDNHTEGSYRVHLSKGIDADVKSISSKHKYKLSKENPGHVTIELKLVGVIKEYTGSRLTPKAVKKIEKKLEEEIKEECLKLIETFKKENTDPVGFGFLHRKYIRGYDFKNWKDDYQKLTVKINCKVRIAETGVID, from the coding sequence ATGAAATTTTTGGGAAAGCTTTCTATTCTTTTGATCCTCTCTATTTTATTAACAGGCTGTGTTCCCAAGAAAATCATTGATAATATTAATATTGAATCTGCAGCTGCATTTGATAAACTCGCAGAAGACAAATTTATCGGTACCTTACTTACCCAAGAATATCTTCCCGACAAATCAATTAAAAATAATACATTTACTTCCAAAGCTTCATTAAGACGGGATCTTATGTTGAATCTCCAAAAGGAATCATCTAAACCAATTGTCACAGGTGGTGTATTAGTGTCTATCTTTGGAGATAAACTTGTAGATGACGGAATTATTGAATTTGTCGATACTTACCAACGAGATCCAGGCATCGGGGCAAGAAATTTCTTAGCCACTTCACACGGCAGTGCTTTAGAAATATTGAAAGGGGATTATGGGCCACAGGGAAATTCATCCTATTTAAATGATCTGATCGAGCATAATATAGAGCGTGGAGATGTACCTGTTACAAATTTACACATTTTTTTACGCGACTATTATATGAAGGGAAAGGATCCCTATCTTCCAGAGATAAGACAATTAGCGCCAAATAAAGTAGAAATAAGCGGAATGAGTATGTTTAATGGGGACAAAGAGGTATATATCCTGCCAAAAAAGAAAATGTTCTATTTTAAGATGATGGTCGACAATCATACAGAGGGGAGCTATAGAGTCCATTTAAGCAAAGGAATTGATGCAGATGTCAAAAGCATATCATCCAAACATAAATATAAACTATCAAAAGAAAATCCCGGTCATGTCACCATCGAACTTAAATTAGTTGGGGTCATTAAGGAATATACAGGATCTAGACTAACACCAAAAGCGGTAAAGAAGATTGAAAAAAAGCTTGAAGAAGAAATTAAAGAAGAATGTTTAAAGTTAATTGAGACCTTTAAAAAAGAAAACACAGACCCTGTCGGATTTGGATTCTTGCATCGAAAGTATATTCGCGGATATGATTTTAAAAATTGGAAAGATGATTATCAAAAATTAACGGTTAAAATTAACTGCAAGGTGCGGATTGCTGAAACAGGGGTAATTGACTAA
- a CDS encoding ABC transporter ATP-binding protein, whose translation MVSAQAIATNQLTLSYGDTIIINELDLKIPKGEVTVFIGGNGCGKSTLLRSIARLLKPKSGSILLEGEAIAKLSTKEVARKMAILPQSPSAPEGLTVLQLVKQGRYPYQTWLKQWSDEDEKKVNAALKATSLESLKDRNVDSLSGGQRQRAWIAMTLAQDTDTILLDEPTTYLDMTHQIEILDLLFELNEKEQRTIVMVLHDLNLACRYAHNIVAIKDQKIFAQGKPEYVINCSLVKNVFGMDCEVTIDPLFGTPLCIPYGKGRCILKKDGTDNGSKALRIAD comes from the coding sequence ATGGTAAGTGCACAGGCGATTGCCACGAATCAACTGACTTTATCCTATGGGGATACGATTATCATCAATGAGCTTGATTTAAAGATTCCCAAAGGGGAAGTGACGGTCTTTATTGGGGGAAATGGCTGCGGTAAATCAACTCTGCTCAGATCAATTGCCCGGTTGCTTAAGCCTAAATCAGGTTCGATTCTACTAGAAGGTGAGGCAATTGCTAAATTGTCAACAAAGGAAGTTGCCAGAAAGATGGCGATCCTTCCCCAATCCCCATCGGCACCTGAGGGATTAACGGTTCTACAGCTTGTCAAGCAGGGGCGCTACCCTTACCAAACGTGGCTAAAGCAATGGTCAGACGAAGACGAGAAAAAAGTGAATGCTGCGTTAAAGGCGACAAGCCTTGAGTCATTAAAGGATAGGAATGTGGATTCACTCTCTGGGGGGCAGAGGCAGCGTGCGTGGATTGCGATGACGCTTGCACAGGACACGGATACGATTCTGCTTGATGAACCGACTACTTATTTAGATATGACACATCAAATTGAAATCCTTGATTTGTTGTTTGAATTAAATGAAAAAGAGCAGAGAACCATTGTAATGGTTTTGCATGATTTGAATTTAGCCTGCCGTTATGCCCACAATATCGTGGCTATTAAAGATCAAAAAATATTTGCACAAGGGAAGCCGGAGTATGTCATTAACTGCAGTTTAGTAAAAAACGTGTTTGGGATGGACTGTGAAGTAACAATAGACCCTTTGTTTGGAACTCCATTATGCATTCCTTATGGAAAGGGCAGATGTATACTAAAAAAGGATGGGACTGATAATGGTTCAAAAGCTCTCAGAATCGCAGATTAA
- a CDS encoding GerAB/ArcD/ProY family transporter, which translates to MQEQTISEGAKISPFFVFYLIISMQIGIGILGFQRVVVGYSGNDSWISVLFAGLSLHIIMWMIYKITETVNGDIVTAHKYIFGNIVGKMLSSIFIIYFSLNALTVVRTYVEVVQVWMFPNLSTFWFSLPFLLLCTYVIFGGFRTVVGISFFSVLLPAYVHFTFGFNLKFSNYMHLFPVWDHSLKEILLGSYHMSLTYLGFEIILFCYPFIKEPQKSKKWAHFALLFTTFIYTSFMIVTIVYFSEEQLKKSIWASLTMWKIVKLPFVERFEYIGIANWNLVILPNVCIALWAASRLLKRVINIQQRKGVLFIAFIILVVSPFFDTREKVELLNDLTGKAAFAFNFIYIPILFICILIAKKVKKS; encoded by the coding sequence ATGCAGGAACAAACTATATCTGAAGGAGCAAAAATATCCCCTTTTTTCGTTTTTTATTTAATCATTTCTATGCAAATCGGGATTGGGATTCTCGGATTTCAGCGCGTAGTCGTCGGCTATTCAGGGAATGATTCTTGGATTTCTGTTTTGTTTGCAGGACTTTCCCTCCATATCATCATGTGGATGATTTATAAAATCACGGAAACTGTTAATGGAGACATTGTCACAGCACATAAATATATTTTCGGAAACATTGTCGGCAAGATGCTTAGTTCCATTTTTATCATTTATTTTTCCCTAAACGCATTAACAGTTGTACGCACATATGTCGAGGTTGTTCAAGTTTGGATGTTTCCCAATCTCAGTACTTTCTGGTTTTCCTTGCCGTTTTTGCTGCTTTGTACGTATGTCATTTTTGGTGGTTTTCGAACGGTTGTGGGCATTTCCTTTTTCTCAGTGCTCCTGCCTGCTTATGTTCATTTTACTTTTGGCTTTAATTTGAAGTTTTCCAATTACATGCACCTTTTTCCAGTTTGGGATCATTCTCTAAAAGAAATCCTTTTAGGTTCCTATCACATGTCTCTTACTTATCTCGGTTTTGAAATTATTCTATTTTGCTATCCATTTATAAAGGAACCGCAAAAATCGAAAAAATGGGCCCATTTCGCCCTTTTATTTACTACTTTTATTTACACAAGCTTTATGATTGTGACGATTGTTTATTTTTCTGAAGAACAGCTTAAAAAATCGATATGGGCATCATTAACGATGTGGAAAATTGTGAAATTGCCGTTTGTCGAGCGGTTTGAATATATCGGAATTGCTAATTGGAATTTAGTCATTCTCCCAAATGTTTGTATCGCTCTTTGGGCTGCGTCACGACTGTTAAAACGGGTGATAAATATTCAACAAAGAAAAGGAGTTTTATTCATTGCGTTCATTATTTTAGTCGTCAGCCCCTTTTTTGATACGCGTGAAAAAGTAGAGCTTCTAAATGATCTAACTGGAAAAGCAGCATTTGCTTTTAATTTTATTTATATTCCTATTCTATTCATTTGTATCTTGATTGCAAAGAAGGTGAAGAAGTCATGA
- a CDS encoding iron-siderophore ABC transporter substrate-binding protein: protein MKAFKLALTIICMMSLFVLAACGNNNDEQADKEKGTDNASDDAGYTVQHAMGETPIKETPKKVVILTNEGTEALLSMGVTPVGAVQSWTGDPWYSHIADKLADVKVVGTESEVNVEAIAALQPDLIIGNKMRQEKIYDQLNAIAPTVFAETLRGNWQENFKLYAQALNKEENGQKVIADYEQRIKDIQEKLGDKVNQEVSIVRFMAGDVRIYHKDSFSGVILEQIGLKRPESQNVDDFAERNATKERIPAMDGDILFYFTYETGDGEASSLEKEWIEDPLFQNLSVAKAGNIHKVDDVIWNTAGGVIAANLMLDDIEKYIVK from the coding sequence ATGAAAGCTTTTAAATTAGCACTTACGATTATTTGTATGATGTCCCTTTTCGTTTTAGCTGCATGCGGAAATAACAATGACGAGCAGGCTGACAAGGAAAAAGGAACCGATAACGCCTCAGATGATGCAGGTTATACCGTTCAGCATGCAATGGGAGAAACTCCAATTAAGGAAACACCTAAGAAGGTTGTAATCTTAACAAATGAAGGAACAGAGGCCCTTCTTTCAATGGGAGTAACACCAGTTGGAGCTGTTCAATCTTGGACAGGGGATCCTTGGTATTCACATATCGCAGATAAATTGGCTGATGTTAAAGTCGTAGGAACGGAAAGTGAAGTAAACGTTGAAGCGATTGCAGCATTACAGCCTGATTTAATTATCGGAAACAAAATGCGCCAGGAAAAAATCTATGACCAACTGAATGCGATTGCCCCTACTGTTTTTGCTGAAACTTTACGCGGAAACTGGCAAGAAAACTTTAAACTTTATGCACAAGCATTGAATAAAGAAGAAAATGGCCAAAAAGTGATTGCTGATTATGAACAGCGCATTAAAGATATACAAGAAAAGCTTGGAGATAAAGTCAATCAAGAGGTTTCCATCGTCCGTTTTATGGCTGGAGATGTACGAATCTATCATAAGGATTCATTCTCAGGTGTTATTCTAGAGCAAATTGGATTAAAAAGACCTGAAAGTCAGAACGTAGATGATTTTGCAGAAAGGAATGCAACGAAAGAAAGAATTCCTGCCATGGATGGGGATATTTTGTTCTACTTTACTTATGAAACTGGAGATGGCGAGGCAAGCAGTCTTGAAAAAGAATGGATTGAAGACCCATTATTCCAAAATCTAAGTGTTGCAAAAGCAGGCAATATTCATAAAGTAGATGATGTAATCTGGAATACTGCCGGCGGAGTAATCGCTGCAAATTTAATGCTTGATGATATTGAGAAGTATATTGTGAAATAA